In Pseudomonas fluorescens NCIMB 11764, a single window of DNA contains:
- a CDS encoding slipin family protein: MGLQLGFAALLLLVIALAGSTFRILREYERGVVFQLGRFWQVKGPGLILLIPVVQQMVRVDLRTVVLDVPSQDVITRDNVSVKVNAVLYFRVLDPQKAIIQVEDFLMATSQLAQTTLRAVLGKHELDELLAERERLNIDIQQVLDAQTDAWGIKVANVEIKHVDLNESMVRAIAKQAEAERERRAKVIHAEGELQASEKLMQAAEMLGRQPGAMQLRYMQTLSSIAGDKSSTIVFPLPIELLKGMADLSQKP, translated from the coding sequence ATGGGCCTGCAACTGGGTTTTGCCGCGCTGCTGCTGTTGGTCATTGCGCTGGCGGGATCGACCTTTCGCATCCTGCGCGAATACGAGCGCGGGGTGGTGTTCCAGCTCGGCCGTTTCTGGCAAGTCAAAGGTCCCGGCCTGATCCTGCTGATTCCCGTGGTGCAGCAAATGGTTCGCGTCGATTTGCGTACCGTGGTGCTCGATGTGCCGTCGCAAGACGTGATCACCCGCGACAACGTCTCGGTCAAGGTCAACGCGGTGCTGTACTTCCGCGTGCTCGATCCGCAGAAGGCAATTATCCAGGTCGAAGATTTCCTCATGGCCACCAGTCAGCTGGCCCAGACCACCTTGCGCGCGGTGCTCGGCAAACACGAACTCGATGAGCTGCTGGCCGAGCGCGAACGGCTGAACATCGATATCCAGCAAGTGCTCGATGCCCAGACCGACGCCTGGGGCATCAAGGTCGCCAACGTCGAGATCAAGCACGTGGACCTCAACGAATCGATGGTCCGCGCCATCGCCAAACAGGCTGAAGCCGAGCGGGAGCGCCGGGCCAAGGTCATCCACGCCGAAGGTGAACTGCAGGCTTCGGAAAAGCTCATGCAGGCCGCCGAAATGCTCGGCCGCCAGCCGGGCGCCATGCAACTGCGCTACATGCAGACCCTGAGTTCGATTGCCGGGGACAAGAGCTCGACCATCGTCTTTCCACTGCCGATCGAATTGCTCAAGGGCATGGCAGATCTATCGCAAAAGCCTTGA
- a CDS encoding FUSC family protein — MSGFFTGVPPARDWFYGVRTFAASMIALYIAMLMQMPRPYWAMATVYIVSSPFVGPTSSKALYRAVGTFLGAAAAVFFVPMFVQSPYVLVLVIALWTGILLFLSLHLRTANSYALMLAGYTLPLIALPVVDNPLAVWDVAEARTEEIFLGIAVAAVVGAMFWPRRLAPVFNDSVSKWFADASTYSLRFLSRNVQPEEVSALRASMVATFNTLELMIGQLPHEGARPQTVRNTKELRGRMIHLLPVIDALDDALYALERRTPELVDKFSPLLAATTAWLGHKDADLNRWQALKDQLEALQPSAEALDDRKQLLFSNALYRLGEWIDLWQDCRSLQYAIQCESQDSWRAVYRHWRLGRLSPFLDRGLMLYSAASTVTAIIVASVLWILLGWTDGGSAVILAAVACSFFASMDDPAPQIYRFFFWTAMSVLFASLYLFLVLPNLHDFPMLVLAFAVPFICIGTLTVKPQFYLGMLLTLVNTSSFISIQGAYDADFLSFANSNLAGPVGLLFAFVWTLIARPFGAELAAKRLTRFSWRDIVSLTEPASLAEHRQLGVQILDRLMQHLPRLAMTGQDTGIALREVRVALNLLDLLAYTPRVLGVPQVLLHQVVAEVGEYFKACLKAGERLPAPGALLMTMDRTRRALNRECDEGARLHLLHALSGLRLALLPGVEFVGAGDLEEPLPHGIDGAPL, encoded by the coding sequence TTGAGCGGATTTTTTACCGGCGTTCCCCCGGCCCGGGACTGGTTCTACGGCGTGCGCACCTTCGCGGCGTCGATGATCGCGTTGTACATCGCCATGCTCATGCAAATGCCGCGTCCGTACTGGGCGATGGCCACGGTGTATATCGTTTCCAGCCCCTTCGTCGGCCCGACCAGCTCCAAGGCGCTGTATCGCGCGGTCGGTACGTTTCTGGGCGCGGCGGCGGCGGTTTTTTTTGTGCCGATGTTTGTTCAGAGCCCCTATGTGCTGGTGCTGGTCATCGCGCTGTGGACCGGGATTCTGCTGTTCCTGTCGCTGCACCTGCGCACAGCCAACAGCTACGCGTTGATGCTCGCCGGTTACACGCTGCCGTTGATCGCCTTGCCCGTGGTCGATAACCCGCTGGCGGTGTGGGACGTGGCCGAGGCGCGGACTGAGGAGATTTTCCTCGGCATCGCCGTCGCGGCGGTGGTCGGTGCGATGTTCTGGCCACGGCGGCTGGCGCCGGTGTTCAACGATTCGGTGAGCAAATGGTTCGCCGATGCCTCGACCTACAGCCTGCGCTTCCTTAGCCGCAACGTGCAGCCCGAAGAAGTCAGCGCGTTGCGCGCATCAATGGTCGCAACCTTCAACACCCTGGAATTGATGATCGGCCAGTTGCCCCACGAGGGCGCGCGCCCGCAAACCGTGCGCAACACCAAGGAACTGCGCGGGCGAATGATTCATTTGTTGCCGGTGATCGACGCCCTCGACGATGCGCTCTACGCCCTCGAGCGGCGCACGCCGGAGCTGGTGGACAAATTCTCGCCGTTGCTGGCCGCCACCACGGCATGGCTTGGCCACAAAGACGCCGACCTCAACCGCTGGCAAGCGCTGAAAGATCAACTCGAAGCGCTGCAACCGTCCGCCGAAGCGCTGGATGATCGCAAGCAACTGCTGTTCTCCAACGCCTTGTATCGTCTGGGCGAATGGATCGATTTGTGGCAAGACTGCCGCAGCCTGCAATACGCGATTCAGTGCGAAAGCCAGGACAGCTGGCGCGCGGTGTATCGGCACTGGCGCCTCGGTCGGCTGTCGCCATTTCTCGACCGTGGGCTGATGCTCTACTCGGCGGCGTCCACGGTCACCGCGATCATCGTCGCCTCGGTGCTGTGGATTCTGCTCGGCTGGACCGACGGCGGCAGCGCGGTGATTCTGGCGGCGGTAGCGTGCAGTTTCTTCGCCTCGATGGACGACCCGGCGCCGCAGATTTACCGGTTCTTCTTCTGGACCGCGATGTCGGTGCTGTTCGCCAGTCTTTACCTGTTTCTGGTGCTGCCCAACCTGCATGATTTTCCGATGCTGGTGCTGGCGTTCGCCGTGCCGTTCATCTGCATCGGCACCCTGACGGTCAAGCCCCAGTTTTACCTGGGCATGCTGCTGACGCTGGTCAACACCTCGTCCTTCATCAGTATCCAGGGTGCTTACGACGCGGATTTCCTCAGCTTCGCCAACTCCAACCTGGCGGGCCCGGTCGGCTTGCTGTTCGCCTTTGTCTGGACCCTGATTGCGCGGCCGTTCGGCGCGGAACTGGCGGCCAAGCGCCTGACCCGTTTCAGCTGGCGCGACATTGTCAGCCTCACCGAACCCGCCTCGCTGGCCGAACATCGGCAGTTGGGTGTGCAGATCCTCGATCGCCTGATGCAGCATTTGCCGCGACTGGCCATGACCGGCCAGGACACTGGCATCGCGCTGCGGGAAGTGCGCGTGGCGCTGAACCTGCTCGACCTGCTCGCCTACACACCGCGTGTGCTCGGCGTGCCGCAGGTGCTGCTGCATCAAGTGGTGGCCGAAGTCGGCGAGTATTTCAAAGCCTGCCTCAAGGCTGGCGAGCGTTTGCCGGCGCCCGGTGCGTTGTTGATGACCATGGACCGCACGCGCCGAGCCCTCAACCGCGAGTGCGATGAAGGCGCCCGTCTGCACCTGCTGCACGCATTGAGCGGCTTGCGTCTGGCACTGCTTCCCGGCGTTGAATTCGTCGGCGCCGGCGACCTCGAAGAACCGCTTCCCCATGGCATCGATGGAGCGCCTTTATGA
- a CDS encoding DUF2789 domain-containing protein, with amino-acid sequence MESPTHSLPSLFKQLGLPDDAESIDKFIATHSPLKPELHLADAFFWTKSQAQFLRDEILDDADWAEVVDQLNVLLRKGRGG; translated from the coding sequence ATGGAATCCCCAACCCACAGCCTCCCCTCACTGTTCAAACAGCTCGGCCTCCCGGATGACGCCGAAAGCATCGATAAATTCATCGCTACCCACTCACCACTCAAGCCGGAATTGCACCTGGCGGACGCCTTTTTCTGGACCAAGAGCCAAGCGCAGTTTTTGCGCGACGAGATTCTCGATGACGCGGATTGGGCGGAGGTGGTGGATCAGTTGAATGTGCTGCTGAGGAAGGGGCGAGGGGGGTAA
- a CDS encoding aminoacyl-tRNA deacylase produces MRMARTVQRSLEKAQCEYDIVTHPHSASSLETARVSGIPAERMAKSVILDDHHGHYLMAVLPASRHLDLSKVRSSGEWQVSRESNLPHLFDDCERGAVPALGEAYGLDVVIDPLLTRQKDIYLEAGNHINLLHMNMPEFLKMVPHAEVRELSY; encoded by the coding sequence ATGCGTATGGCAAGAACCGTGCAGAGAAGCCTGGAAAAGGCTCAATGCGAATATGACATTGTCACCCACCCACACTCGGCCAGCAGCCTGGAGACCGCGCGGGTCTCGGGCATTCCAGCCGAAAGGATGGCCAAGTCGGTGATCCTCGACGATCACCACGGTCATTACCTGATGGCCGTACTCCCCGCCAGCCGTCACCTGGACCTGAGCAAAGTACGCAGTAGTGGCGAATGGCAGGTCTCCCGGGAAAGCAACCTGCCGCACCTGTTCGATGATTGCGAACGTGGCGCGGTGCCAGCCCTCGGCGAGGCCTACGGGCTGGATGTGGTCATTGACCCACTGCTGACCCGGCAGAAAGACATTTATCTGGAAGCCGGCAACCACATCAACCTGCTGCACATGAACATGCCGGAGTTTCTGAAAATGGTGCCGCATGCCGAAGTGCGGGAGTTGAGTTATTGA
- a CDS encoding NfeD family protein: MNTRSCAVALLLALSGSAFAADTLVLIPNPIGIWLIVLGIAFLIAEAALPNYGVIGLGGIVMFVIGAVILSNTEVPVPLMIGLGLISALLLIFLVIRALKTRPRQTVSGDAGLVGSVAPIMSLQPGNACNGWVHLQGEQWQVLSATPLETGQRVRVVARKGLLLQVAAADAAPGGE; encoded by the coding sequence GTGAACACGCGTAGCTGTGCAGTGGCGTTGCTGTTGGCCTTGAGCGGATCGGCGTTCGCGGCGGACACCCTCGTGCTGATCCCCAACCCCATCGGGATTTGGCTGATTGTGTTGGGCATCGCCTTTCTGATCGCCGAAGCGGCCTTGCCCAATTATGGCGTGATCGGGTTGGGCGGGATTGTGATGTTCGTCATCGGCGCGGTGATCCTGAGCAACACCGAGGTGCCTGTCCCGTTGATGATCGGCCTGGGCCTGATCAGCGCGTTGTTGCTGATATTCCTGGTGATCCGCGCCCTCAAAACCCGACCGCGCCAAACCGTCAGTGGCGATGCCGGGCTCGTGGGCAGCGTGGCGCCGATCATGTCGTTACAACCCGGCAATGCCTGCAACGGCTGGGTGCACCTGCAAGGAGAACAGTGGCAAGTCCTCAGCGCCACGCCACTGGAAACCGGGCAGCGGGTCCGGGTGGTGGCGCGCAAGGGATTACTGCTGCAAGTGGCCGCGGCTGACGCGGCGCCGGGTGGAGAATAG
- the cysC gene encoding adenylyl-sulfate kinase: protein MPRLNNLQAPTASISRAQREARNGHRGTAILLTGLPAAGKSTLAQALHAQLFERGVQSVVLDGDGLRVGLNRDLGFADSDRLENIRRASELAALLVENGQVVILAMIAPLLELRELFATRLGEDYREVWCSASLAVCEQRDPKGHYARARRGDLPGFTGVSAPYEPPPAAGLVLDTGAQSVEACLDRLLTWLGECAVLPRA, encoded by the coding sequence ATGCCCAGGCTCAATAACCTTCAGGCGCCGACAGCGAGCATCAGCCGTGCACAACGGGAGGCCCGAAACGGCCATCGCGGCACGGCGATTCTGTTGACCGGTTTGCCGGCGGCAGGCAAGTCGACGCTGGCCCAGGCGCTGCACGCACAGTTGTTCGAGCGCGGCGTGCAGAGTGTTGTGCTTGACGGCGATGGGCTGCGGGTCGGGCTCAACCGCGATCTGGGTTTTGCTGACAGCGACCGCCTGGAGAACATCCGCCGGGCCAGTGAACTGGCGGCGTTGTTGGTGGAAAACGGGCAGGTGGTGATTCTGGCGATGATTGCGCCGTTACTGGAGTTGCGTGAACTGTTTGCCACGCGTTTAGGCGAGGATTATCGCGAAGTCTGGTGCAGCGCTTCCCTGGCGGTATGCGAGCAGCGCGATCCCAAAGGTCATTACGCCCGGGCCCGTCGCGGTGACCTGCCAGGATTTACCGGGGTTTCTGCACCTTATGAACCTCCGCCGGCTGCCGGGCTGGTTCTCGACACCGGAGCGCAGTCGGTCGAGGCCTGTCTCGACCGTTTGCTGACCTGGCTCGGAGAATGTGCGGTCTTACCCAGAGCGTGA
- a CDS encoding TolC family protein, which produces MKRSQKLFVASLLALAVSGCAVKSEPIERSVSEQRAKSDLQSMYKGQEPLSGPLTLHQAMARAVKYNLEGRLKIMEEALAKRQLDLASFDMLPRMALDAGYVGRNNVNASSSQSVRTGTQSLEPSTSQDRDREVADLTMVWNVLDFGVSYISAKQQGDQRLIVQERRRKVINTIVQDVRSAYWRAMAAERLLKQIDSLMARVETARGNSQSMSEQRIGDPIQALGYQRSLIEATRQLEEQRRALSLAKTELATLINLPLGTDLTLATQDDYVIPELKVDLASLEQEALTSRPELREQDYQSRISAAETRKAMLRLLPGLEFSAGGHYDSNSFLVEQGWADYGVKVTWNLFSVISAPAAINVAKAGEEVATARRQAMSIAVLAQLYVANANYREALRQFKTNQQLSDIDGQIVGQLRNRYKAAGLGELDLIQGELNTLQADLRRDLSYADLRNAYGQIFASAGLDPLPDQVQSTEVQSIATALANREAAWAAGNITVPVAHAQAQ; this is translated from the coding sequence ATGAAGAGAAGTCAGAAGTTGTTCGTCGCGAGCCTGCTCGCGCTGGCAGTCAGTGGATGTGCAGTCAAAAGTGAACCGATCGAACGCAGCGTCAGCGAGCAACGCGCCAAGAGCGATCTGCAAAGCATGTACAAGGGCCAGGAACCCCTCAGCGGTCCGCTGACCCTGCATCAGGCCATGGCCCGCGCGGTGAAATACAACCTTGAAGGCCGGCTGAAGATCATGGAAGAGGCCCTGGCCAAGCGCCAACTCGACCTGGCCAGCTTCGACATGTTGCCGCGCATGGCGCTGGACGCCGGGTACGTCGGCCGCAACAACGTCAACGCTTCCAGCAGCCAGAGCGTACGGACCGGCACTCAGTCGCTGGAGCCATCGACTTCACAGGACCGCGACCGTGAAGTCGCCGACCTGACCATGGTCTGGAACGTGCTGGATTTTGGCGTCAGCTACATCAGCGCCAAGCAACAGGGCGACCAGCGACTGATCGTTCAGGAGCGTCGGCGCAAAGTCATCAACACCATCGTTCAGGACGTGCGCTCGGCGTATTGGCGGGCCATGGCTGCCGAACGGTTGCTCAAGCAGATCGACAGCCTCATGGCTCGGGTCGAGACCGCTCGCGGCAACAGCCAGAGCATGAGTGAGCAGCGCATCGGCGATCCGATCCAGGCGTTGGGTTATCAACGCTCGTTGATCGAAGCCACCCGCCAGTTAGAAGAACAGCGCCGCGCGCTGTCGCTGGCGAAAACCGAACTGGCGACCCTGATCAACCTGCCGCTGGGCACCGATCTGACGCTGGCGACTCAGGACGACTACGTCATCCCCGAATTGAAAGTGGACCTCGCCAGTCTGGAACAGGAAGCCCTGACCAGCCGTCCGGAACTGCGTGAGCAGGATTACCAAAGCCGCATCAGCGCTGCCGAAACCCGTAAAGCCATGTTGCGCCTGCTGCCGGGCCTGGAGTTCTCCGCTGGCGGGCATTACGACAGCAACTCGTTCCTGGTGGAGCAGGGTTGGGCTGACTATGGCGTGAAGGTCACGTGGAACCTGTTCAGCGTGATTTCGGCGCCGGCGGCAATCAACGTCGCCAAGGCCGGTGAAGAAGTGGCCACGGCGCGTCGTCAGGCGATGTCGATTGCGGTGCTGGCGCAGCTCTACGTGGCCAACGCCAACTACCGCGAGGCACTGCGGCAGTTCAAGACCAATCAGCAACTGTCGGACATTGACGGGCAGATTGTCGGCCAGTTGCGCAATCGCTATAAGGCGGCAGGGCTGGGCGAACTGGACTTGATTCAGGGCGAATTGAACACCTTGCAGGCCGATCTGCGCCGCGACTTGTCGTACGCCGATCTGCGCAACGCCTACGGGCAGATTTTTGCCAGCGCGGGGCTCGATCCGCTGCCCGATCAAGTGCAGTCCACTGAAGTCCAATCCATCGCCACCGCATTGGCCAATCGCGAAGCGGCGTGGGCGGCGGGCAACATCACAGTGCCGGTGGCTCATGCCCAGGCTCAATAA
- a CDS encoding efflux RND transporter periplasmic adaptor subunit produces MKKPFLTLGRVVLTLLIVTFAVVVVWRMVMYYMFAPWTRDGHIRADIVQIAPDVSGLIQHVEVRDNQLVKRGQVLFSIDQDRFKLALRQARAAVADRQETLAQAQREAKRNRGLGNLVPGEQLEESQSRVARAEVALMEAQVTVDSAQLNLDRSTIRSPVDGYVNDRAPRAQEFVTAGRPVLSVVDSNSFHIDGYFEETKLDGIHVGQSVDIRVIGDRARLRGHVESIVAGIEDRDRSSGSNLLPNVNPAFSWVRLAQRIPVRIAFDEVPADFRMIAGRTATVSIIDDQQREPGK; encoded by the coding sequence ATGAAAAAACCTTTTTTGACCCTCGGCCGTGTGGTCCTGACCCTGTTGATCGTGACCTTCGCCGTCGTCGTGGTCTGGCGCATGGTGATGTATTACATGTTCGCCCCGTGGACCCGCGACGGGCATATCCGCGCCGACATCGTGCAGATCGCCCCGGACGTGTCCGGCCTGATCCAGCACGTCGAGGTGCGCGACAACCAATTGGTGAAACGCGGCCAGGTGCTGTTCAGCATCGATCAGGACCGTTTCAAGCTCGCACTGCGCCAAGCCAGGGCGGCGGTCGCCGACCGTCAGGAAACCCTGGCGCAAGCGCAGCGAGAAGCCAAGCGTAACCGCGGCCTCGGCAACCTGGTGCCGGGCGAGCAGCTGGAAGAGAGCCAATCGCGGGTGGCCCGCGCCGAAGTGGCATTGATGGAAGCGCAGGTGACGGTAGACAGTGCCCAGCTCAACCTCGACCGCTCGACCATCCGCAGCCCGGTCGATGGCTACGTCAACGACCGGGCGCCGCGTGCGCAGGAATTCGTCACTGCCGGGCGCCCGGTGTTGTCGGTGGTGGACAGCAATTCGTTCCATATCGACGGCTATTTCGAAGAAACCAAACTGGATGGCATCCATGTCGGTCAGTCGGTCGATATCCGGGTGATCGGCGACCGCGCTCGCCTGCGCGGCCACGTGGAAAGCATCGTCGCCGGCATCGAAGACCGCGACCGCAGCAGCGGCAGCAACCTGTTGCCTAACGTCAATCCTGCGTTCAGCTGGGTGCGACTCGCGCAGCGGATTCCGGTGCGGATCGCTTTCGACGAGGTGCCGGCAGATTTCCGCATGATTGCCGGGCGCACCGCGACGGTGTCGATCATTGATGACCAGCAGCGGGAGCCGGGCAAATGA
- a CDS encoding MarR family winged helix-turn-helix transcriptional regulator, protein MSISSSMVVAARHWRKICQTTLVNYGISEACAVPLLMIGRLGEGVRQVTVAQAAGMESPSLVRLLDQLCHAGYVRRTEDEHDRRAKCLSLTDTGRELVQAVEIELVRLRNEVLEGIAPSDLEAALRVLKAFEAANAPSVVNP, encoded by the coding sequence ATGAGCATCAGCAGTTCCATGGTGGTGGCCGCCCGGCACTGGCGGAAGATCTGCCAGACCACCTTGGTCAACTATGGAATCTCCGAAGCCTGCGCCGTTCCGTTGTTGATGATCGGGCGTCTGGGCGAGGGTGTGCGGCAGGTGACGGTGGCACAGGCGGCCGGGATGGAGAGCCCGTCCCTGGTACGTCTGCTCGATCAGCTGTGTCATGCCGGCTACGTTCGTCGAACCGAAGATGAGCATGATCGTCGCGCCAAATGCCTGAGCCTGACCGACACCGGCCGCGAGCTGGTCCAGGCGGTTGAAATCGAGCTGGTGCGCTTGCGCAATGAAGTGCTGGAAGGGATCGCCCCGAGTGATCTGGAAGCGGCGTTGCGGGTATTGAAAGCGTTCGAAGCCGCCAACGCTCCATCGGTGGTGAACCCTTGA
- a CDS encoding efflux transporter outer membrane subunit, whose product MSRASGLAVAGLGLLLSACQVVGPDYHLPDEAAVHREDLQGNLAVNGKNVVSAPVPGDWWRLYQDPRLDQLVQQAMASNTDLRVAAANLSRARAQVDEAQAAGGWSGGVKLGAQRLQESGEAFLLPEKVPVANVGDIGLTTSYQFDLFGTLQRGIEAAKANADATQAAADTARITLVADVVRAYTQVCAANEEREIAQHSLDLQAQGTTLIQRLRDAGRGDETQVTRSQTQFKSLRADMPRYEAARQAGLFRLSMLLAKPVDQLPAGTATCAELPKIAQLLPVGDGATLLKRRPDVRQAERRLAAATAGIGVATGELYPDISIGATVGTVGILENLGKPATNRWGFGPLLTWTVPSNGSRARVREAEAATQGALAHFDGVVLNAIRETQTGLAQYSALLQRRDALADAEQSAQLAADQTHRFFQAGRESFLADLQATRTYTDVRAQLASANTQVAMSQIDLFLALGGGWESGRTQATNTSKP is encoded by the coding sequence ATGAGCAGGGCCTCGGGTTTGGCGGTTGCCGGATTAGGTTTGTTGCTGTCGGCGTGTCAGGTGGTCGGGCCGGATTATCACCTGCCTGACGAAGCCGCGGTACACCGTGAAGACCTGCAGGGCAACCTGGCGGTGAACGGCAAAAATGTCGTCTCGGCGCCGGTGCCCGGCGATTGGTGGCGCCTTTATCAGGACCCGCGTCTGGACCAGTTGGTGCAGCAGGCCATGGCGTCCAACACCGATTTGCGCGTGGCCGCCGCGAACCTTTCCCGCGCCCGCGCTCAGGTCGACGAAGCCCAGGCCGCAGGTGGCTGGAGTGGCGGCGTGAAGCTCGGCGCCCAGCGCTTGCAGGAGTCCGGCGAAGCCTTCCTGCTGCCGGAAAAAGTGCCGGTGGCCAATGTCGGCGACATCGGCCTTACCACCTCGTACCAATTCGACCTGTTCGGCACCTTGCAGCGCGGGATCGAGGCGGCCAAGGCCAATGCCGATGCGACGCAAGCGGCGGCGGATACGGCGCGAATCACCTTGGTGGCCGACGTTGTCCGGGCGTACACCCAAGTGTGCGCGGCCAACGAAGAACGGGAAATCGCCCAGCATTCCCTCGACCTGCAAGCCCAGGGCACCACGCTGATCCAGCGTTTGCGCGATGCCGGGCGTGGCGATGAAACCCAGGTCACCCGCTCGCAAACCCAATTCAAATCCCTGCGTGCCGACATGCCGCGTTATGAAGCGGCGCGTCAGGCGGGCTTGTTCCGTTTGTCGATGTTGCTGGCCAAACCGGTCGACCAATTGCCCGCCGGCACCGCAACGTGCGCCGAATTGCCGAAAATCGCGCAATTGTTGCCGGTCGGTGACGGCGCCACGTTGCTCAAACGCCGCCCCGATGTGCGTCAGGCCGAGCGCCGACTGGCCGCGGCGACCGCAGGTATCGGCGTTGCCACCGGCGAGTTGTACCCGGACATCAGCATCGGCGCTACCGTCGGCACGGTCGGTATTCTGGAGAATCTCGGCAAACCGGCGACCAACCGCTGGGGTTTCGGCCCGTTGCTGACCTGGACCGTGCCGTCCAATGGCTCCCGGGCGCGAGTCCGCGAGGCCGAAGCGGCGACCCAAGGCGCGCTGGCGCACTTCGATGGCGTGGTGCTCAACGCCATTCGTGAGACCCAGACCGGTCTGGCCCAATACTCCGCGCTGCTGCAACGCCGCGATGCCCTGGCGGATGCCGAGCAGTCCGCGCAACTGGCGGCGGATCAGACGCACCGCTTCTTCCAGGCGGGTCGTGAATCGTTCCTGGCAGACCTGCAAGCGACCCGAACCTACACCGATGTGCGGGCGCAACTGGCTTCCGCCAACACGCAAGTTGCCATGAGCCAGATCGATTTGTTCCTGGCGCTGGGCGGTGGCTGGGAAAGCGGACGAACGCAAGCGACGAACACCAGCAAACCCTGA
- a CDS encoding DUF1656 domain-containing protein, whose translation MIGDLDISGVFLPTLLVLMGITYVIYLLVHGLLTRLHFYRLVWHRALFNVALYALLLGAVDSLSRYLMT comes from the coding sequence ATGATCGGTGACCTGGATATCAGCGGGGTGTTCCTGCCCACGCTGCTGGTGCTGATGGGCATTACGTATGTGATTTACCTGCTGGTGCACGGGTTGCTGACGCGCCTGCACTTTTACCGTCTGGTCTGGCACCGGGCATTGTTCAACGTGGCTCTCTACGCTTTGCTACTCGGCGCCGTGGACTCACTCAGTCGATACCTGATGACATGA